TCAAACTTGTTCTGATATGTTGAAGCAGACATCTTGCTAGGGGACTCCAAGAGATATTCTGTAGATCACAAAGTAAGATATGTAAATCACTGGATAAAAGAATCAAGAGTGTATATAATAGCTCCACAGActattctaataataataaacctcTCTTGACAGGTAATCAAATATCAAAAGTACAAATATATTGGTATCTTAACGGAATGAAATAAATACTAATTGAGGAAGTAAACACAACTTTTACCATAGCTTATTGATTATTCAGTAATGTACTAATATTGCTCACTTTTGTTATTAACAGTTCATCCACATTACCTATCATTCAGTATAATTTCATATTATCTATGACATGGATATTTACTTCTACCTTTAAAACCATATTTTACTGCTGAAGCCGTTTCATCTGCAACTGCAGCCCATACCTTGTGCTCCAACTCACATGCTTTTGCTTCATCATTGCATGCTCGGAGCAGATCAACATGCACCTGGTATGCCCGACTCTTAGGAAGAATCTTAGAATTCTGCTCCTGAAGTTTGGGACACAGATCCAGAAAGTCCTTGCACATGTCAACTCCTGAAACATCATTTTGAAGAATCTCTTCACACAATTGAGATAAGTTACGTCCAAGCATGCCATAATTAATGCATGCCTTAGCAATTCCAGCTGCAAGATCGGCTTGATGATTACTAGAGCCTATACACATTTTTGTAAAGTCGATCGATTGATGCAACTCCTCCAAACTGACACGACGTGCATTTTTCCATAAGGGAAGCAGGTAGTTGGTTTTTTGGTCACTCAAGCCCGTCAACCATGTTGCCAATGTAAGCATTTCAAAGTAAGGAAGAATGGCAAATATGTTTGCATTCCATAAGCATTTGTCCTGCATAACTGTTGAGCTCCACAGGTCAGTTTCCTGAATTCCTAGATCATGCAAAACCTTCTTCCATGGTCTCCCACAAAAAGTCCCATCCCTAGAAAGTGAGTTTTTTGGGTTATCATGGAGACCACAATACACGATAACTCTTTCAATGCATCCTACTAGGGGAACTTCCCAAAGACAATGACGATCAGGAAGCATGAACCTAAATGAATCTTCCACTGTCTCTTCCACTGTCTTCCCATTGTCTCCTGGGACATTGATACCAACAACTATACATTGGGAACCAATTTGTACACCACTAAAAATGGATGAATCATATATAAGAGAATCTTCCCCAACTGACACCCCTGGTGCAATTTTGCTTGAAAGAACAACTGCAGATGCTGCTATGTCAGATACAGTTGTTGCTGGAATAGAACACAAGTGTCTTCGGCCAACAAGTCCAGAACTAGCCCCACTTAGATGAtccaaaacttcacttgaggtTCCAAAATGTAAGAACAACAAATCAACTGcagaagaaaatagagaaagatcAAAATCAATATAGCTATCATATCAATGGTGACAATGATGAGAACATTATTAAAAGTTAGAAACTTGCATCAATGTTTAACATACAAGCAAAATAGCTAAACATCTTAGTCTTTCCCAATCCGCTGACCAGTTCTTGACCCAAAGGGCGCTGTTGCAACCACTCATGTTTTGCAGGTACCCATGCTGCCACCAAATCTTcatataaactcatctgcagaaaatataaagaatatatattagaGTAAAAAATTGAACACTGCTTCAAATTATAAGCAATTACAGAACTTACAAAACTGAGTAAAGGATTTTACAATTAGAAGTTAGAAGTTATCCCAAAAAGTTGAAGAGATGATAGAATCATCCAGTTTGAAAGTTAACAAGActcagaaaataaaatttagctttTGTAAGTCGAAAagtaaaataaaggaaatgatAATGATTGATGACCAAGAGATGACTAGATATAGGTAAGATTCTGTTAGAAAAACCACCCAAAGGAGGGGAGAAAACTGGGGCCTTTCCccataaaatgaaaacaaaatggcGAAGCATAATTGTGCTTTTGCAGTAAACTGTGTATAAAATAAGTGCAATTTTGGGAAAGCAGAGGTAGACAACACAATACAGATTTGGCTAGATGGTTTTGGCCTAGATTAATGAGGATAATTGACTTCAAAAGTAAGAAGCATTGTGAGCAATCACAGGCACTATCAATTTCCCCAACTAAAGCAGTTTTTAGAAACATTGAATGCCTTCAAACTTAGTTGTCTGAGACATATCTGCAGAATCTCTAAGGGAAAGAAACAGTACTGTAAAGATTGAAACAGAAGTCAATAACAATCGATGAAAAATGCAAAAACAGGTATCATATAGGAAGACAGAGGTGACAAAATAATCAAAACAGATATTAAATGGACTTAAAAAACAAGAGAAAGCATTAAACAATTTCAAACAACAGAGTTCCATTTTCCATAggcattttttctttcactgCAACTAAAAAATCTGCAACTATAGTCTGTATGTTAACAATGAATTAAGGCATCTGGTTTACTTTTTGCACTTAAATGTAACTCATCATTATAGATCTCGGACAAGAATAGACATGCATCCTGTGAGCATTTAAATGTAGTCCCATAAAAAGAGACATCACAGGCAAACTTAAGCCAGCGTTTCCTTTTATcttatgtttttccttttccctgAGAAGATACAAACAATACAAgggaaatgtaattttttttcttcctggtaaaagtataaaatatttgatgGATAAAACATCAGTGCTTGCCTCTTTTCTGCTCTTAAGAAGCTCCAAAATCAGTGGTTCACAGGAACATGAAAGCTTAACAAGCTCCACCCAGGCTTGACCTCTAGCAGCTATTATGCCAGTGTCAAGTAGTGTTCTACCATCATCTAGGATTGCGTTGTACTTGACAAGCTCCTGCATGCTGGGTTTTTGTAAAAGATTATCAACTAAACTGACTGAATAACTTTTGGCCATGATTTCCCTTTGAGATGCCACAATAACACCATGGTTAGAAGCAATATCTAGAGTGATTGGAACAGTTATGATGCAGGATGCATCCTCTGGAAGTATCATGGTGGAGGCATCAAAACAAGGAAGAACATCTCCCGTCATAATAAATAATCCACctgcaaatataaaattttataaatatattggaGGTAAAGTTCAACGGCACTATAAAAGATGCTATTTTTTAAAGCAAATAACACTCCGAGCATGTAAACAATGTACTTTTTGGATACATAACACGCACATTCAATCAGCTTAGCAAGGATGAGACAAATTATAACATCAAATGTTATGATTAATCATTAATATGAAACTAATACTGACGAAACTATtcaataatatatttgtattcTTGATCATATACATGCACATacacatattatataatgttaAGGTTTGAATGCGTAGGAGAGTCAGGCTTAAGTAATAGAGTTTGTGGAAACAATAACACCAAGTTTGACTCAGATGTCAAAGACAGAACAAATAACCTTCATTTTTGAAGGCTTGTCTTGCACACGAAGCAATGGCAAGTACATGCTCAAAAAGCAGCGGAACTGGCCCGTCAGGGTCATCTGCTCCCATATATGGAAGCGGCAGGAAAACTTTTCCCATAGGATTTGCCCATGGTACCCTTTTAGAGTCACCTCCAGCATGAAGCAATAGTATATGCTTTTTGGCCAAGAAGCTAACCATTGGCATATGAGAGGCGTCGTTGTTTGTACTGTTATTGCCTGCGGTTGCCACCTGCTGATCATAAACATACTATTAAAGCCAGCAGCtgaaaaaaattaccaaaatggCAACCAAGATTCCTATGTTTTTCATTTCTCATTCCCTCGTacccaaaagaaaattttagatTCTTATGTAATACAACAGCACAAAAGataaccagaaaaaaaaaaaaaaaggatttccTTTAATTCCCAACACAGAAAACATAAGATAAACATCACATGCTTACACATTTTGGGTCCGTTTGACAACATAACTATTCTCAAGTATTCTCAGATATTCTCAAATATTACAttctcaaacatcactcaaacacaaacacttttcaatttcaaatcttcaacattttcatctaatccttacaactttcccaaactcctaaacaaaacacaaaaaacaaaaatattactttttcaaatttcaaaataaaaataatactaaaaaaattatattcaaacaaatttttaactttataatatttttattcaactttttctctcttctttcccaaaattcaattaaagattttaactcaaaccatttcactaccatTCATAGATATATTGAGATATTCTAAGTGTCTAAACGGGCCCTTAAGCATCATTGTTTCTTCCTCAAAAATCATCATAAAAATTACTTAAGCattttgattaataattttatCACCTAAGTGTCCAAACGGGCCCTTAGTATTGACAGCTATATGATATTATGAACTACCACTACTTCACAGTTCCTTTTTCTCACCACGCTTACGTTACTAGCTcctgatttttatttcttatttttccttttacatTCCGGGAGTTTAAGATAAATGAATGtgaactaaattaaaaaataaatgcacaTTATGACAATGAAGCAATACAATCTCCCCTGAGCATTCATAGGCGCGCCCTTTACAAAACAACATCAAATGGATcccaaagaaaaactgaaaaaatggggaaaaaatgaaatttaagtaTTTCCTGGGGCATTTCAATATTAAACAAGTTATAAGAATAAAATCAGATCAATGGGAGCCAAAAAATGAACTATACTATAAATTTGAAGTGAATTACCTCCGGGTCAAGAGGGAGGCCGAGTTTGTGGTAATGCGCAGCAAGCGCGAGGATGGCGTGGAGAGTGGCCGCTCCAGAGCCGATCCGCTGGCCATCAGGGTCTGGCACGGCGAGGGTGATGGTTGAAGCGGAAATACGGCCAATGCGCTTGGCGCGGCTCAGCTGCCAATCGTAGAGTTGGGCTTGCTGAGGACTGGCGGCCGTGAGCACGATGGCATCCCAGGTGGGAACCCTATCGGAGTGTCTAACCGAAAGCCTCAAATGGTACCAGGATTTCCTGAGCACGGCGGCAAGGTCAGCCTTCCTCCGATTCGGCCTCTGTTTGGTCGTCGAGAATCGTTTGTCTGCTGAAGGGGTCTCCATCTCCATCAGTTTTTGTTATAAAGAAAGTGTGGGAAAATTGGAGAGCTTTTCTCTGCGTTGAGTCAATGAGTGAGAAATGAGGAAGAAATGGAAAACAGCGAAGAAAGAGCATAGCGTGGCTGAGTGAAGAAATGGTCCATGGATCTACCCAACTTTTTTTAACTGTCAAGTTCACAACAGTTCCAACGTAATCTGTATCGTTTGgccttatataattatattattatcctAAATGTGGAAAGTaagttgtttttcaattttttttttaaattacatctcattttcctattattatgtttattattattattgaaatgtTGTTTAGTACGTCGGACCTAAGTTATTGCAACTCGGGTGGGAATGTTTTTACCTCTAGTCATAAAGATAAAGATGGACTCAATAGTGGTTCGAAGAGTCCCTGATATCGAAGTCAATACTTTCTCTAAAAGAATTGTTAGAGAATCATAGAGTTTAAAGAGATTCATTCGTACCTAAAGCATGATTTTTATACGAGGTGTCAGGGGGACATTCTCATGCCTTGTGTCAGGAGTTGTGGTGTGCCCATATTTACCCTAGTTATTGTCTTTAACGTGGCATGGCGTCTAAATTGACACCAGTAATGCAGCATGGCTTTTAAAGTAATGTCTCAACCATTAGCGATCGATGCAGTTACTTCTTGTCTCTATCTTTAGAGGATTAAAAGTTGCTCGTACTTTCCATTCACTTGTTGGCATAGATCCTTTAATGCTAGTCATTACATGCAAGTGTCAGGATCAACATGTCCCGTCTATCCCCTTTGAGTTGGTTCCCAGGTGGTACATTCTTTTTCTGTTAACACAACTCGCGGGTTGGACCCCTTTGATGATCCCCTGTAAGAgggttgtgacgcccccaaattccgtttgggatcggacggacatttgaagcgtcgagacatgcaacacaaggttacctgcccacgttcatgacatataagatgcaataatcctaacatgcatctaacattatgcaatattcgcagcggataatttttttctttagcaatactatgcaccaaactgaaaatatcccaatacttaaaacatacttcatacataaagatccattgaataactaagatcacaacactattccaaaatagttatgatccaaaagtactggagatgcaactccatcgtacaagtagtaatttaactactatattaacattaacgacgcaccgtcgttcagtcgactgtgtctagttggtcagctcctgatcctccttcaggtcctgtaacaagatctaccattcggaaggaatggtagttgggactaccacagtgagatttgattacaaatctcagcaagttaacaaaaaacttccacacatgctaatgatgcatgtatgacagtaaaagtataaatgcataatcaaattcataagtaattaaagcataacttagcgtacaacataacataattggcatagcttaaattgaatcatgaactgaacttgacttgacatgaacttgatctgaaacttgacttagcatgaacttgctctgaaacttgaattaacatgaaaaatacatactccacagttgttgtggccccatgtattctacgtgtaaatacatactccacagttgttgtggccctatatattctacacaaacttgacttaacattgaaaatacatactccacagttgttgtggccctatgtattctatgtgtaaatacatactctatagttgttgtgaccccatgtattctacacatcactatgcagttaaatacatactccacagttgttgtggccccatgtattctatatgtaaatacatactccacagttgttgtggccccatgtattctacataaactgaatgtactcaagatgaaacgtgactggaatatgaaaggactgaaaacctgacgtaacataacgtgacttgaacataatttgaaatacataaccaacttgagatagtaacatttcgtaacatggcataacatataacagacaacatatttaacatgacatatttgtaatgtatagtaatacatgacagaatatattgtgtaacagataaaaattgatgacagaataaattctgtataatagacaattacatgataacttggcatggcatgacatatatgataacatacatacatacactgtaattcttttacttagcacacatacacagtagactgttagtaagttaaaagctaacttacctcgatctccgcgtttcttataaaacttcaagtgcgatcacgaggaactgtaattagtgattctaaaagttagaactaaatcactaataatttgaaatatgaaaaatactaacttcaagagtaaaattttcattttactctctacatgtgggaaattgaccgttttacccataacttaaggattttgcatactaacttcaaaagtttccaaaatttacattcttcatgtaaattttgtcctaaacttaaatatcaactcagaaaaatttaaaacaaaacacaactatgaagaacacactatggtcgaaacatccataggccatttccctttatttttgttgcaattccttccaacttcaaaactcatgcttaaaccaaaattttgcaacaaacatcttccaatcctaagttcaaaaccatacttaaaacagccatttagaaaaagctaataatcaacaccaaacttttttgtaaaaagatccaagcacttgaattacaagttttgaccttaaatcaaaacatctccaaaaatttcaaaaatcaaatcttacttttaacatattcataatatcatcctaacatcaaccatgctttaaatcatcaaactaaagtcaccaaaatcacaaaataacatttggagtttttggttttacacttagtccaaaaacagaaactttttcctcaactagttttgataaatctcttgatctatgacttataaatatatgatcttcaaaccaaaccattacatggtttaaaaagatgtcctaaaaacatatacaagcttctaattcaagatcacgtggttagaaattaaccaaaacataaatttagccaagaatatccacactttggcttatctgaatatctctttgcataaaatttcatatctttgaaactaacatcaaatatcttcaaaataataatataacatgtatataagatgtttacaatcctctaataaaattatcaaagtcattagaataggtttagaccaccaaagagttaaactttctcaaaacagaaactgtttttcctcttccagtttctaagtttctaaatctaagaaaatctttcatcaaaacctttaatcatgcaaaaatcctcaaccaatag
This genomic interval from Carya illinoinensis cultivar Pawnee chromosome 2, C.illinoinensisPawnee_v1, whole genome shotgun sequence contains the following:
- the LOC122299972 gene encoding bifunctional fucokinase/fucose pyrophosphorylase isoform X1, which codes for MEMETPSADKRFSTTKQRPNRRKADLAAVLRKSWYHLRLSVRHSDRVPTWDAIVLTAASPQQAQLYDWQLSRAKRIGRISASTITLAVPDPDGQRIGSGAATLHAILALAAHYHKLGLPLDPEQVATAGNNSTNNDASHMPMVSFLAKKHILLLHAGGDSKRVPWANPMGKVFLPLPYMGADDPDGPVPLLFEHVLAIASCARQAFKNEGGLFIMTGDVLPCFDASTMILPEDASCIITVPITLDIASNHGVIVASQREIMAKSYSVSLVDNLLQKPSMQELVKYNAILDDGRTLLDTGIIAARGQAWVELVKLSCSCEPLILELLKSRKEMSLYEDLVAAWVPAKHEWLQQRPLGQELVSGLGKTKMFSYFAFDLLFLHFGTSSEVLDHLSGASSGLVGRRHLCSIPATTVSDIAASAVVLSSKIAPGVSVGEDSLIYDSSIFSGVQIGSQCIVVGINVPGDNGKTVEETVEDSFRFMLPDRHCLWEVPLVGCIERVIVYCGLHDNPKNSLSRDGTFCGRPWKKVLHDLGIQETDLWSSTVMQDKCLWNANIFAILPYFEMLTLATWLTGLSDQKTNYLLPLWKNARRVSLEELHQSIDFTKMCIGSSNHQADLAAGIAKACINYGMLGRNLSQLCEEILQNDVSGVDMCKDFLDLCPKLQEQNSKILPKSRAYQVHVDLLRACNDEAKACELEHKVWAAVADETASAVKYGFKEYLLESPSKMSASTYQNKFDGCVDRFFHPRSVKVELPVRVDFVGGWSDTPPWSLERAGCVLNMAINLEGSLPIGTIIETTKTAGVLISDDAGNQLHIEDVTSIATPFDSNDPFRLVKSALLVTGIVHDNSLESIGLLIRTWANVPRGSGLGTSSILAAAVVKGLLQITKGDESNENVARLVLVLEQLMGTGGGWQDQIGGLYPGIKFTASFPGIPLRLQVIPLLASPQLILELQQRLLVIFTGQVCGPCFRFVLLTGLYAANVLQVRLAHQVLHKVVTRYLQRDNLLVSSIKRLAELAKIGREALMNCEINEMGEIMLEAWRLHQELDPHCSNKFVDRLFSFADPYCSGYKLVGAGGGGFALLLAKDADCAKELRQSLEADSSFDVKIYDWKVFLQY
- the LOC122299972 gene encoding bifunctional fucokinase/fucose pyrophosphorylase isoform X4 is translated as MEMETPSADKRFSTTKQRPNRRKADLAAVLRKSWYHLRLSVRHSDRVPTWDAIVLTAASPQQAQLYDWQLSRAKRIGRISASTITLAVPDPDGQRIGSGAATLHAILALAAHYHKLGLPLDPEVATAGNNSTNNDASHMPMVSFLAKKHILLLHAGGDSKRVPWANPMGKVFLPLPYMGADDPDGPVPLLFEHVLAIASCARQAFKNEGGLFIMTGDVLPCFDASTMILPEDASCIITVPITLDIASNHGVIVASQREIMAKSYSVSLVDNLLQKPSMQELVKYNAILDDGRTLLDTGIIAARGQAWVELVKLSCSCEPLILELLKSRKEMSLYEDLVAAWVPAKHEWLQQRPLGQELVSGLGKTKMFSYFAFDLLFLHFGTSSEVLDHLSGASSGLVGRRHLCSIPATTVSDIAASAVVLSSKIAPGVSVGEDSLIYDSSIFSGVQIGSQCIVVGINVPGDNGKTVEETVEDSFRFMLPDRHCLWEVPLVGCIERVIVYCGLHDNPKNSLSRDGTFCGRPWKKVLHDLGIQETDLWSSTVMQDKCLWNANIFAILPYFEMLTLATWLTGLSDQKTNYLLPLWKNARRVSLEELHQSIDFTKMCIGSSNHQADLAAGIAKACINYGMLGRNLSQLCEEILQNDVSGVDMCKDFLDLCPKLQEQNSKILPKSRAYQVHVDLLRACNDEAKACELEHKVWAAVADETASAVKYGFKEYLLESPSKMSASTYQNKFDGCVDRFFHPRSVKVELPVRVDFVGGWSDTPPWSLERAGCVLNMAINLEGSLPIGTIIETTKTAGVLISDDAGNQLHIEDVTSIATPFDSNDPFRLVKSALLVTGIVHDNSLESIGLLIRTWANVPRGSGLGTSSILAAAVVKGLLQITKGDESNENVARLVLVLEQLMGTGGGWQDQIGGLYPGIKFTASFPGIPLRLQVIPLLASPQLILELQQRLLVIFTGQVRLAHQVLHKVVTRYLQRDNLLVSSIKRLAELAKIGREALMNCEINEMGEIMLEAWRLHQELDPHCSNKFVDRLFSFADPYCSGYKLVGAGGGGFALLLAKDADCAKELRQSLEADSSFDVKIYDWKVFLQY
- the LOC122299972 gene encoding bifunctional fucokinase/fucose pyrophosphorylase isoform X2, whose translation is MEMETPSADKRFSTTKQRPNRRKADLAAVLRKSWYHLRLSVRHSDRVPTWDAIVLTAASPQQAQLYDWQLSRAKRIGRISASTITLAVPDPDGQRIGSGAATLHAILALAAHYHKLGLPLDPEVATAGNNSTNNDASHMPMVSFLAKKHILLLHAGGDSKRVPWANPMGKVFLPLPYMGADDPDGPVPLLFEHVLAIASCARQAFKNEGGLFIMTGDVLPCFDASTMILPEDASCIITVPITLDIASNHGVIVASQREIMAKSYSVSLVDNLLQKPSMQELVKYNAILDDGRTLLDTGIIAARGQAWVELVKLSCSCEPLILELLKSRKEMSLYEDLVAAWVPAKHEWLQQRPLGQELVSGLGKTKMFSYFAFDLLFLHFGTSSEVLDHLSGASSGLVGRRHLCSIPATTVSDIAASAVVLSSKIAPGVSVGEDSLIYDSSIFSGVQIGSQCIVVGINVPGDNGKTVEETVEDSFRFMLPDRHCLWEVPLVGCIERVIVYCGLHDNPKNSLSRDGTFCGRPWKKVLHDLGIQETDLWSSTVMQDKCLWNANIFAILPYFEMLTLATWLTGLSDQKTNYLLPLWKNARRVSLEELHQSIDFTKMCIGSSNHQADLAAGIAKACINYGMLGRNLSQLCEEILQNDVSGVDMCKDFLDLCPKLQEQNSKILPKSRAYQVHVDLLRACNDEAKACELEHKVWAAVADETASAVKYGFKEYLLESPSKMSASTYQNKFDGCVDRFFHPRSVKVELPVRVDFVGGWSDTPPWSLERAGCVLNMAINLEGSLPIGTIIETTKTAGVLISDDAGNQLHIEDVTSIATPFDSNDPFRLVKSALLVTGIVHDNSLESIGLLIRTWANVPRGSGLGTSSILAAAVVKGLLQITKGDESNENVARLVLVLEQLMGTGGGWQDQIGGLYPGIKFTASFPGIPLRLQVIPLLASPQLILELQQRLLVIFTGQVCGPCFRFVLLTGLYAANVLQVRLAHQVLHKVVTRYLQRDNLLVSSIKRLAELAKIGREALMNCEINEMGEIMLEAWRLHQELDPHCSNKFVDRLFSFADPYCSGYKLVGAGGGGFALLLAKDADCAKELRQSLEADSSFDVKIYDWKVFLQY
- the LOC122299972 gene encoding bifunctional fucokinase/fucose pyrophosphorylase isoform X5, with translation MEMETPSADKRFSTTKQRPNRRKADLAAVLRKSWYHLRLSVRHSDRVPTWDAIVLTAASPQQAQLYDWQLSRAKRIGRISASTITLAVPDPDGQRIGSGAATLHAILALAAHYHKLGLPLDPEQVATAGNNSTNNDASHMPMVSFLAKKHILLLHAGGDSKRVPWANPMGKVFLPLPYMGADDPDGPVPLLFEHVLAIASCARQAFKNEGGLFIMTGDVLPCFDASTMILPEDASCIITVPITLDIASNHGVIVASQREIMAKSYSVSLVDNLLQKPSMQELVKYNAILDDGRTLLDTGIIAARGQAWVELVKLSCSCEPLILELLKSRKEMSLYEDLVAAWVPAKHEWLQQRPLGQELVSGLGKTKMFSYFAFDLLFLHFGTSSEVLDHLSGASSGLVGRRHLCSIPATTVSDIAASAVVLSSKIAPGVSVGEDSLIYDSSIFSGVQIGSQCIVVGINVPGDNGKTVEETVEDSFRFMLPDRHCLWEVPLVGCIERVIVYCGLHDNPKNSLSRDGTFCGRPWKKVLHDLGIQETDLWSSTVMQDKCLWNANIFAILPYFEMLTLATWLTGLSDQKTNYLLPLWKNARRVSLEELHQSIDFTKMCIGSSNHQADLAAGIAKACINYGMLGRNLSQLCEEILQNDVSGVDMCKDFLDLCPKLQEQNSKILPKSRAYQVHVDLLRACNDEAKACELEHKVWAAVADETASAVKYGFKEYLLESPSKMSASTYQNKFDGCVDRFFHPRSVKVELPVRVDFVGGWSDTPPWSLERAGCVLNMAINLEGSLPIGTIIETTKTAGVLISDDAGNQLHIEDVTSIATPFDSNDPFRLVKSALLVTGIVHDNSLESIGLLIRTWANVPRGSGLGTSSILAAAVVKGLLQITKGDESNENVARLVLVLEQLMGTGGGWQDQIGGLYPGIKFTASFPGIPLRLQVIPLLASPQLILELQQRLLVIFTGQVIFRMWIV
- the LOC122299972 gene encoding bifunctional fucokinase/fucose pyrophosphorylase isoform X3; the encoded protein is MEMETPSADKRFSTTKQRPNRRKADLAAVLRKSWYHLRLSVRHSDRVPTWDAIVLTAASPQQAQLYDWQLSRAKRIGRISASTITLAVPDPDGQRIGSGAATLHAILALAAHYHKLGLPLDPEQVATAGNNSTNNDASHMPMVSFLAKKHILLLHAGGDSKRVPWANPMGKVFLPLPYMGADDPDGPVPLLFEHVLAIASCARQAFKNEGGLFIMTGDVLPCFDASTMILPEDASCIITVPITLDIASNHGVIVASQREIMAKSYSVSLVDNLLQKPSMQELVKYNAILDDGRTLLDTGIIAARGQAWVELVKLSCSCEPLILELLKSRKEMSLYEDLVAAWVPAKHEWLQQRPLGQELVSGLGKTKMFSYFAFDLLFLHFGTSSEVLDHLSGASSGLVGRRHLCSIPATTVSDIAASAVVLSSKIAPGVSVGEDSLIYDSSIFSGVQIGSQCIVVGINVPGDNGKTVEETVEDSFRFMLPDRHCLWEVPLVGCIERVIVYCGLHDNPKNSLSRDGTFCGRPWKKVLHDLGIQETDLWSSTVMQDKCLWNANIFAILPYFEMLTLATWLTGLSDQKTNYLLPLWKNARRVSLEELHQSIDFTKMCIGSSNHQADLAAGIAKACINYGMLGRNLSQLCEEILQNDVSGVDMCKDFLDLCPKLQEQNSKILPKSRAYQVHVDLLRACNDEAKACELEHKVWAAVADETASAVKYGFKEYLLESPSKMSASTYQNKFDGCVDRFFHPRSVKVELPVRVDFVGGWSDTPPWSLERAGCVLNMAINLEGSLPIGTIIETTKTAGVLISDDAGNQLHIEDVTSIATPFDSNDPFRLVKSALLVTGIVHDNSLESIGLLIRTWANVPRGSGLGTSSILAAAVVKGLLQITKGDESNENVARLVLVLEQLMGTGGGWQDQIGGLYPGIKFTASFPGIPLRLQVIPLLASPQLILELQQRLLVIFTGQVRLAHQVLHKVVTRYLQRDNLLVSSIKRLAELAKIGREALMNCEINEMGEIMLEAWRLHQELDPHCSNKFVDRLFSFADPYCSGYKLVGAGGGGFALLLAKDADCAKELRQSLEADSSFDVKIYDWKVFLQY